The DNA region ATTGCCGGCCAAGGCGACAAATACGTCACCAGTCGCCTTGACCAACTTGACAGCCTGACCCTGCTGGGTACCGTTGGCGAACCCATCAATCCGGAAGCCTGGAAGTGGTATTATGAGCTGCCCGGTCGGAGCAAATGCCCGATCGTCGACACCTGGTGGCAGACTGAAACCGGCGGTATCCTGATTACCGGCCTGCCCGGCGCCATCGACATGAAACCCGGCTATGCCACTACCCCGTTCTTCGGTTGCGACCCATTGATCGTTGAACCCGCCACTGGCGTCGAAATTAAAGGTCCGGGGGAAGGAGCCTTGTGTATCCGCCGGCCATGGCCTGGTCTGATGCGCGGCGTCTACGGCGACCCAGAACGTTTCAAAATGACCTATTTCGTCCAGTATGACGGCTATTACTTCACCGGTGACGGCGCCATGCGCGAAGAAAACGGTGATTACCGGCTCATGGGCCGCATTGATGACGTTATCAACGTCTCCGGCCACCGGATGGGTACCGCTGAAGTAGAAAGCGCCCTGGTATTGAACGATAAGGTCGCCGAAGCCGCGGTTGTCGGTATGCCGCACGAAATCAAGGGACAGGGCATCTATGCTTACGTTACCCTGAATTCCGGCGTCGAAGGCACTGACGCGCTCAAGAAAGAACTGGTCACTCTGGTCCGTAAGGAGATTGGGCCCATCGCCAGCCCGGATATGATCCAGTGGGCACCGGCACTGCCAAAAACCCGCTCCGGGAAAATCATGCGCCGCATCCTGCGCAAGATTGCCGCCAATGAAGTCGATCCTAAAGGCTTCGGCGACACCTCAACCCTGGCTGACCCCTCCGTGGTTCAAGGCCTGGTTGACACCCGGGAAAACCGCGGTTAATTTTACGTTTATCTCTTACCAAAAAGGCGGGCTCAGGCCCGCCTTTTTTCTTCATTATCCCGACTCCTGACTTCTAACTCCTGACTTCTGATAAATAATGATCAACCACATTGGCTTTACCTCCAGTATTCCGGTGGAAATTATTTATGCTGCCGGACTCATACCCTGTGACTTAAATAATCTCTTTATTGGCGATCCACATCCAGGATCATTAATTGAGCAGGCCGAGGAATCCGACTTCCCCGCCACCAGCTGCGCCTGGATTAAGGGAATTTACTCCACTATAAAAAAACATGGGATCAGAAAGGTGGTTGCGGTGGTCAGCGGCGACTGCAGCAGCACCCATGCCCTGGCTGAAGTGCTGGAATATGAAGGGGTGGAGATTATTCCTTTTGCCTTCCCCTTAAACCGCAACCCCAAAGCCATGGAGCAGGAGCTGGAGGAATTTCGCCGCTATTTCAGGGTTTCCCGGGACAAGGTCAAAGACTGCAAGCGAAATCTTGATGCCATTCGCCGGCAACTGGAGGAGCTGGACCGTTTAATCTGGGAAGAAGGACGGGTGAGCGGGGAAGAAAACCATCGCTTCCTGGTAAGCGCAAGTGATTTTAGCGGCAGTCCGAAACATTTCAGCCATGACCTCAATACTTTCCTGCAGGCAGCCCGGCGGCGCCAACCGAAAACACCAACTCTCCGCTTAGGGA from Pseudomonadota bacterium includes:
- a CDS encoding 2-hydroxyacyl-CoA dehydratase family protein — its product is MINHIGFTSSIPVEIIYAAGLIPCDLNNLFIGDPHPGSLIEQAEESDFPATSCAWIKGIYSTIKKHGIRKVVAVVSGDCSSTHALAEVLEYEGVEIIPFAFPLNRNPKAMEQELEEFRRYFRVSRDKVKDCKRNLDAIRRQLEELDRLIWEEGRVSGEENHRFLVSASDFSGSPKHFSHDLNTFLQAARRRQPKTPTLRLGIIGVPPIISNFYPVIKELGVEVVFNEVQRQFSMPGAGNLDLAGQYLAYTYPYAVSGRIADIKAEIDRRRIDGIIHYVQSFCFRQIEDIIIKKELPVPVLTIEGDRPAPVDGRTITRLETFIEMLQGRQKTPHPHPFF